AACAGCCTCTGCATGcaactttgaaaattttgaagctttgttttagtctctctctctctctctctctctctctctctctctctctctctctctctctctccccctctctctcaacGATCTGTATTAAATTTAGAAGTGCAGCCCACGTCCCAATCTACCTCTATAGTTTATCCTTCAATCCACCCAGACCGCTTGTCCAAGCCCCTTTCACAGAAGAGGAGGGTCATGGTCTAAATAGAAGAGCATGGTCTTTTCTCTCTGTACACTTTTTAAAGGTTAAAAACAGAGAGAATAAACAAAACAGTGTAGGTATTAGGCAGGCACCCACATACAGACCAAGCCAGATAACCAAACAGATGCCAAACCAAAAAAACAGAGACAGAACCAAACCCACCAACAGCAATTTAACATATTAAATACAAAGTAAGATCAAAACCAGATTAACCAGACTAAGACTGCCAGAGCTGTGCCCAATTATCATTTGGAGAGATCAGAGATTGGGAGGCATGGTTTTATAAATGGCCCTACCATTTAGGTTTGGCAAATTATTGAGTTGCAGGCTTGCAGGTTAAAAGGCTGGTCCACTTGAAGTTTTCAAATAAGTGGAAAGTGTCGTGTGGAGGGTAAGGGCCCGAACCAAAGAACTTGCACTCTATTGTGTGTTTTAATAAGGTTGAGACGTAGCCTCAATATATTAGTAAATGAAATCATTTCAGAGTTTCACATGGagcttatatatgtatataaccaaAGATTGAAATCGGTGAAAATTTGGATAGTGATGAAGAGAATTTACATTTGGAGCATCAAACACACAAGCTCCCAAATCCTAAATTGCTTTGcccttcctcttcttctcttttatttttcttttgatttgttGTGTGTGAGCAGAATCATAGACCATTTTCATAATAATGTTCTCCAATGGTCTGCTTTTAATAAATTGTCCTGTTCTACCTCAAAATTGATGAACAAGAACCACAATTTTTTTTCCCGCTAATGAAATACTTTTTTATGAACTGTATTAAAAGTAGAAAGATATTTATGGATTTATACGCTAAACGGGACTCTTGTATAGAAACAAGGTTATAAAAGATATTTATGGATTCATAAGTTAGACGGGGCTCTTGTATAAAAACAAGATTATGTATGTGCAAGACACAATGGGAAGAGAAAGACCTAGGAGAGTTAATATTGAAGATTTGAGTATTTCGTCaattttttctcaaaaagaaaaatattggaACTAGGGAAGTGCATAGGTagacttgatatatatatatatatatatatatatatatatatatatataggtgaaTACTAATTTGACACAAAAATTTAAACCTATTAGGTTTTGGGCTCAATCATGTGTATAAACACCCATTTTTCAGtttgtttgtttgtgtttttttttttcaatttttttttaaatatgggaAAAAGTTACAAGTGGATTTCTAATTAACAATAGCCCTCTCACTTATGACTTTTAACCACACTAGGAGTCATTACTCAATCATGGAAAAGAGCACGAAACCATGAGTGTTTACTCATTACTACTCTCCTCCCACGCGTCTACATCTAGGATTgtattccacgtgcctccaaaaCAAATTTACCTCGTATGTCTTGATCTTATTCAGATCTATTTATTAGACCTAGATGATCTTTATTGACCTTGGTCACACATTTGGTCATCAAACTATTAATACGTTAAGAGAATCATcgactctaataccacttgttagcattGAGGGAGTCCAATTGTTAGCCCGTCAGGAGAACTATCAActttaataccacttgttagaaaaaaaaaaaaaaaaagagtgctTGGGTAGACTTGATATATATAGACGAACACCAACTTGGCCTAAAAGaattgatccaaaagtttaaataTATTAGATCTTAGGTCTAactatgtgtgtgtgcgtgtgtatgtgTCTATATATAAGTACCCCTCCTTCACTATATTTTTCATTGAAGATCTGAGTATTTCGTCGACTTTTCTCAAAAAGAAAAATGTTAGTACTAGCAAAGTCCATAGGTagactttatatatatatatataggtgaaTATTAATTAGACCCAACagtttaaacctattgggtcttggactCAATCATGTGTATAAGCACCCATCTTTCACTTATTACAAGTGGATTTCAAATTAACAATCTATCTCTCACTTATTACTTTTAACAACACTAGAGTCATTACTCAATCATGGAAAAGAGCATGAAAGCACGAGTGTTTACTCATTACTACTCTTCTTCCACATGTCTACATCTAGGATTGTATTTCATGTGCCTCCAAACCAAATTTTACTCTCATGTCTTGATCTTATTTAGATTTATTTATCAGACCTAGATAATCTTTATTGACTTTGGTCACGCATTTGGGTCTCCAACTATTAATACGTTAAGAGAATCGTCGATTCTAATACCACTTGCTAGCATTGAGGGAGTCCAATTGTTAGCACATTAGGAGAACTATTGACTTTAATACCACTTATTAGCAATAGAAGAGTGCATAGGTAGACTTAATATATATGGATGAACACCAACTTAATCCAAAAGATTGATCCAAAAATTTAATCTTATTAGATCTTAGGTCTAGCTATGTCTctccacacccccccccccccccccccccccccctcactcTATTTTCCATCGAATGGAAAAGACTCACAAACAGATTTCTTAATgcaaaaaaagaaggaaattccACTTATGCTAACACCAATAATAGTCTAAGAGGGCTAAATCACGAAACATATATTGAATAATAGCTACTAGATTTGCCATAAATTATCAGCGGACATTGCAGTTCAATGTATGCAGCAAGCCTGTGtttcatttttattcaattttagtTTTTGGTATGGTCTGTGATCTACACTGCAAGAAGCTCCCAAGACATGTTGATAGCTAATTATAGTACTACTTTTGCAGGGTTACGCCCTCTTAACAGTTCAAGCACACTTTGATCAATTGAGGCCTTTTCCCTGCAAAGACATCGCACCAAGCAAATCGAATCAGTGCGAGGCTGCCACCGGTACACAGGTTGCGATTCTCTTTGCCAGTCTATATTTAGCTGCAATGGGTACCGGAGGGATTAAAGCAGCCCTGCCATCCTTGGGAGCCGACCAATTTGATGAGAAGAACCCAGAAGAAAGAGCTCTCCTCTCAAGCTTCTTCAACTGGTTCCTGTTCAGCCTCACCATTGGAGCTATGGTAGGTGTGACTTTTGTTGTTTGGATAAGCCAAAACCAGGGGTGGGATTGGGCGTTTGGTGTGTGCACCATGGCTGTACTCTTTGCCATCTTCTTCATATGCATGGGCAAATCTATGTATCGACACAATTCCCCCAAGGGGAGCCCCATCCTTCGCATTCTTCGGGTGAGTGCAGCAACACAATATTCTTCATTTTTGGACCTACCTAGCTACCTTCTGCATCAATTCCCTGATAAATCGATCAAATGGTTTTCCTTTTCCAGTTTCATTCACTCCAAACTTTTTTCCCTTAATACTTGGATTTAATTAGGTCTTTGTTGCTGCAATTCGGAACCGAAACCTACCATTGCCTGAAAGGGCAGACGAATTACATGAGATTCATGACAAAGAAGCAGGGATGGAAACTGAAGTTCTTCAGAGAACTGATCAGTTCAGGTACCTTGCTGAACttttcatatttatatttctATGTCCTAAGCTTAGCCCATTGATAATATGCGACCAATTTAACTTTCCAGGTTCTTGGATCGGGCTGCAATGGTTAGGATCACCCAAACAGGCATTACTCCTGGACCTTGGAGCCTATGTACAGTGACACAAGTCGAAGAAACAAAGATCCTAGTTCGCATGCTCCCAATTATACTAAGCACTGTCTTCATGAACACATGCTTGGCACAACTCCAAACATTTTCCATCCAGCAGAGCATCACCATGGATACACAAATCCTAAGTTTTCGAGTGCCCGGTCCTTCAATCCCAGTAATCCCTCTGCTCTTCATGTTCATCCTGATCCCAGTATATGACCGGGTTTTCGTCCCATTGGTTCGAAACTTCACTGGGATTCCCACCGGAATCCGGCATCTCCAACGAATTGGGGTTGGGTTAGTCCTCTCATCAATCTCCATGGCAGTTGCCGGAGTCATCGAGACCCGCCGGAAATCTGTGGCAGTTCAACACAACATGGTGGACTCTGCTGAGCCTTTACCAATAAGTGTGTTTTGGCTGGGTTTCCAGTATGCTATTTTTGGAGCGGCTGATATGTTCACATTTGTGGGATTGCTGGAGTTCTTTTATGCAGAGAGTTCAAGGGGTATGAAGGCATTGGGCACAGCCGTGTCATGGTGCTCTGTTGCATTTGGGTACTTCACAAGCACGGTGGTGGTGGAGGTGGTGAACAAGGTGAGCGGTGGGTGGCTGGGCAACAATAATTTGAACAGGGATGAGTTGAACTACTTCTATTGGTTGTTGTCGGCATTGAGTATCTTAAATTTTGGGTTTTATTTGGTGTGCGCATCTTGGTATAAATATAAGAAGGTGGAAGTGCAGCAAGTGGGTACCGGCAAGGGTACTGCTCAAATGGCAGAGCTGTAGCGTGATAAACCCCCaacaattttcttttcaaaaaggagAAATGCTCCAAAAGAAAATGCTCAGTGTTGCAACGACCCTCCCCTATATATTAATATCACTGTTTTGAAAATTCTATGCATTGCATTTTTATCGATTATCTGATGTGGAATTTCAAGATGGTTGGAATTGATTAAGCATCAAAATACTAACTAATCTTACTTACCACATTAATTACTTGTGAACAAATCTTGTGATGAAGAGCAACAAGGTTGTTTCATTTGTTCTTCCCTTTcccatttgtttttttttttttccaacaattATTGTGCTAGTAAAATATTGTCATGAAAACTCCTTCCTTGAATGAATGTAGACTGATTCATATCAACAAAGTCACCAATACATTTCTAAAGGCTATTAGCCAAAATCTCTGATATTCCTTTATAAACCGATTTTGCCATTTGCAAGTGATCTAAAGTCCTTGCTTGAGAAGGATTTTTCAGTATAAATATAGAGTTAATTTCCCTCAACACGCTGCCTTCTTTGAAGAAAAATAACACTGTATCTGCCACTTCCTTACCTTGAATATTCCAACACAGCTTGAAAAATTTTGCATTATGTCTATCTGGATCCATCAAAAGCAAAAGCCACTTCTTTAATCTCCCTTTCTCATTATATCCTTATGCTCAAAGTTCCAAGTAAATTTTAGTGCATCTCTCAAATAATCTCCATTGCAAGAGCTAACATTCTCCATTTGCAATAAGACTTTACATaggcaaaaattaaaaaataatttttagcttAATAAATATGaaactataaaaaataatattgtaCTCTAAAAAGtcatcaaaattaaaatattaaatttaacgtatatttaattaaaaatagaactattagttgtaatataaaatttatgaaatagatatttttaattcaaaatgtATAAACAATAATACTAACAATCTCCCACATggttcaaataaaaaataaaaaataaacaaaaaaagatAATAAATGATGTTGGCTTACCAAGAGATATAATGTATTGGGTGACAATACCGTTCGGTTTGAGTTGCAATTAGAGAAAATTTGTTTTGAGTTACAAAAAACttgataaatattaaatttttgaatcaaattCTTTTGGCATAACACTATAAAAACATTACTAACATAACATCTCTAGACATAAAATTTTTAGGAGTTAGTATAAATAGGCCACACATCATACCTAAATTTTCATGAGAGCTCTAAAAAGTTTTAGCTCAATAAACTTTCATACAAAATGACCCTACTTCCACACTCACAGGTAGATCCATTAAATGTGTAACTAGAACTAAATATACCacctaaaaaaaatgatattaagAGATAAACTTAACCTTACAATCATTACAATTATACTAATTCAATACCATAGGGATGATCAGAACAAGTAATAATGCCTACCAAACTATTCAATGATTTGTTATTATCCATTAAATCTAATTCATGACATCTCCAATCACATAAATTACCTTGTCTTCATTAGTAATTTATGTTAAGCGCTAAAAACACTTCCCCCTCGATGTTTTTTTCATTAGCTTTCTGGCTACTCCTTTAGATAAAGAGttcattaaatttcatattccaatcatACTGGTACTAGATACCCCCCACATTTTTGTGATCAAACTAATAATAACTCAATTTGACTATGTAGAAATCACATGTATATTGGAGagattgtaacgacccgaagaataatagtacttaaataataaaagaaagggaaatggaaacaggaatagaaggaggtagtcgacttcgtcgacgaatgcttcgcgtttgtcaacgacattgcattttggatggcatAATCTCGatgaatttttcagctcctcgtcgatgaacacaggggacttgtcaacgagggtataggaggagctcatcgacgaggacaggattcgtcgacgagaagataccgagagagaatttgtggaaacctgaaattcgtcgacgagggttgaagttcatcgacaaactttctacaggactcatcgacgaggtgacatggctcgttgacgaatcctgcaatataaatagggttaaacgagaatttttagtcattttcctgcgccaaatctctctctctctctctctctctctctctctctctctctttctctctctttccttatacTGTTTCTTCTCCTTCTCATTAAGATTTTGGATCATATTTctgctggttcgacgatctgaagccaccacggcGCTCCtaagaaagttctctgcaagtctgctggagcggatcgtcggtggggctgagttggagagcattccaaatctagggtaaggctttctactcagtatttggttatttgacagttgtaaaaagtgttatacgcgtagaaatattgaactttagttctggagaatgttgttttcaaggtgttgagagggaaccctacgggtgcaggacaaatttttttaggagcttttcaagaatcaagtaaggggataaactaagctagtattttatgaaaaatatgtatattgttacagcatttgattttaggagaataaatatatttatatatgatttatatttgggaaaatgctgttgaaagtgatgatatgttaaatatacgaaaaatctgtttagtgtggcataagtagaaattaatatgaaatactgtttctgggaatgtgataaagatacggatttttataatagaaaactggcgtacgggccttgatttttatatatttgccggcgtacgggccgaactatgtatatgatttgccggtgtatgggccgagctatagaaatgatttgccaatgtatgggctgagctatgtatatgatttgtcggtgtacgggctgagttatggtaaaatgtgaaataccagcgtacgggccgatgattttcatgatatacgtatatatgcaaaatgatacgATTGATTTAAAAAttgatgatatgaaatatccatgtatcacagcttcaatatatgttatatggtatcagaacctgattggctttatctaggctagcacttgcatggtaccgttgctatgtgtccatggtcatcatgatcatgatatttgtgttaacgccgctgtacgaagtggtgtgagattggatgctcaatgtagtttttaagaagtgtgtgagcgcccctagtgtacggactaggttacgcagacccattagacttacagactgtacttttgacttggcagtggtcggctaaccattgtcaggttccgccttcgggccacacatcccagtcatgtgggggtaatacatgacaacagtcagctaacctaccaggaatgtttttgtattattattgtatgagatgaaatatgtttatgaaaatgtagtatgttttgccatgttttgatgatatatatgttttcccagatttgacaaaatagttactgaatatgttctgtatggtatatgtataacacggaatactcatattgccacacactagtattagtttatttcccttactgagaagtgtctcaccccaaaattttataaactattAAAAAGcctcagataggagagcgggaaaagcaccgctgatctagtgttgtttgtctgctctctttgaaggataagttttagtagggacagttggattttttgggaaatgtccctagatcttatttttgggatgtatatactgaaataaagtggatatagtgactctggtaatTATGGtcatgtgatggatgttttcgtatttataatattgtgattgtatgtttcctgttgcttaagcttctgttatgtgttctgatgtatccctggtacccacgggtctaggtggattatgatctactgagttgagatttgtgattttataaaattaaaaaaaataaaaaatatatatatggggaaattaagcaggttATCACAGAGATCCCGTGTATATTAGAGAGATTTAGGGAgtatttattgtatattattgagtgagatttgttgactttttgagttcaatctctattttgatactgacaaaacattagtatcttatgtgtgcttaAGTATGTAAACATgtctaaatttcagcacacataagatcaagggacttggaaatcagaagaaactccaagatcatatgtGTCTGGCGCATTTCATGAAGTCACACGAGCAAGAAGATcgaagacatttgttcttattgtaaaatgcattttattttatattttgggtctgtaataatggtcTGGAATAATCTGGATATCATGTATAATATGTATTtatgctcaagaggccttagaatgaccataggaaccatcacccATATAACttatgtagagacctggaaaaaaataataacaataaaataataaaggaaaagggaagaaggaaaaggaattTTATTGAGGAGCATCAGTaggagttcgtcaacaaacctagggttctcgttgacgaacgtCCTTCTAGATCTCATCGACGAAAGACGCGTGTtcttcgacgagaagataccgacaGTAGGGAAttcaggccattaagggttcaTTAACGAACTCATtatctttgtcgacgaacacccttCTACAGTTTTTtgatgagtacacgtgtctcattgacgaagccacgtggccagccgtttatatatatatatatatatatatatatatatatatatatatatatatatgcaaaaatcacattttcaacaAGAAAATCAGTTTTCTTATGTTTCTCTCTTTAAGTTTTGGCCAccctaccttctctctacaatttcggTTCTGTTTTTTCCCGTTTCGACGATTAGAGGttaccacgttgatcctggggaaATTTTCTACAACTTAACCGAGCAGATTGTTGGTTTGAAATTCTTGGGCTCcattccaaaatcaaggtaagtgagttattttaagGTTTTCACGAGCATTAGGTATTTTTGGAACCAGGAAATGTATTAGATGTTAATATACTAAAGTTTGAGTTGCTTAAATTGGGGTTGATctgatttagggtttggtgttttgggacGCTGTACGTGTGATTTAGGATTTTAGCAGGTTTCCTAGgaagcaggtaaggggataaactaagttaggtatttttagaaaagcattattcaatatttagtatttaatttagaaattatttatagttttgggaatactgagatggaactgaggaaactttgaaaaaacagatttaatattattttgtcataAAAGTATATATTT
The sequence above is a segment of the Malania oleifera isolate guangnan ecotype guangnan chromosome 8, ASM2987363v1, whole genome shotgun sequence genome. Coding sequences within it:
- the LOC131162804 gene encoding protein NRT1/ PTR FAMILY 4.5-like yields the protein MEGLENMAFVSNSVSLVTYFYGYMNFSLTKSATTLTNFLGTSCVLALFGGLISDTYLSRFKTCVLFGFIELLGYALLTVQAHFDQLRPFPCKDIAPSKSNQCEAATGTQVAILFASLYLAAMGTGGIKAALPSLGADQFDEKNPEERALLSSFFNWFLFSLTIGAMVGVTFVVWISQNQGWDWAFGVCTMAVLFAIFFICMGKSMYRHNSPKGSPILRILRVFVAAIRNRNLPLPERADELHEIHDKEAGMETEVLQRTDQFRFLDRAAMVRITQTGITPGPWSLCTVTQVEETKILVRMLPIILSTVFMNTCLAQLQTFSIQQSITMDTQILSFRVPGPSIPVIPLLFMFILIPVYDRVFVPLVRNFTGIPTGIRHLQRIGVGLVLSSISMAVAGVIETRRKSVAVQHNMVDSAEPLPISVFWLGFQYAIFGAADMFTFVGLLEFFYAESSRGMKALGTAVSWCSVAFGYFTSTVVVEVVNKVSGGWLGNNNLNRDELNYFYWLLSALSILNFGFYLVCASWYKYKKVEVQQVGTGKGTAQMAELMDPGGSSAYASGDDGAGPSSAGGGDSDAIFCSVTKLVMIEIAQSSREQGGHL